Proteins encoded together in one Shewanella acanthi window:
- the rlmE gene encoding 23S rRNA (uridine(2552)-2'-O)-methyltransferase RlmE: MSGKKRTASSTRWMQEHFDDHYVKLAQKRGLRSRAAFKLEEIQEKDHLIRPGMTVVDLGAAPGGWSQVAVKLAGDRGKVIACDILPMDPIVGVDFLQGDFREEKVLEALLTRVGEDKVDVVLSDMAPNMSGSDGVDQPRAMYLVELALDMCHQVLAPNGCFAVKVFQGEGFDEYMKAVKEAFKVVKTRKPDSSRARSREVYLVATGYKL, translated from the coding sequence ATGTCAGGTAAAAAACGTACTGCCAGTTCCACCCGTTGGATGCAGGAACACTTCGACGATCATTACGTCAAACTCGCTCAAAAACGTGGATTGCGCTCTCGCGCCGCGTTCAAGCTTGAAGAGATTCAGGAAAAGGATCACTTAATTCGTCCTGGAATGACCGTTGTGGATTTAGGCGCGGCTCCAGGAGGTTGGTCTCAAGTAGCGGTTAAATTGGCAGGGGATAGAGGTAAAGTCATTGCCTGTGATATTCTACCCATGGATCCCATCGTCGGAGTGGACTTTTTGCAAGGGGACTTTCGTGAAGAGAAAGTACTCGAAGCATTGCTAACTCGCGTCGGTGAGGATAAGGTTGATGTTGTACTGTCTGATATGGCACCCAACATGAGTGGTTCCGATGGTGTCGACCAACCGCGCGCCATGTATTTAGTCGAACTGGCTTTAGATATGTGCCACCAAGTATTGGCGCCTAATGGTTGTTTCGCCGTGAAAGTCTTTCAGGGGGAGGGCTTTGACGAATACATGAAAGCGGTAAAAGAGGCATTCAAAGTCGTTAAAACACGTAAACCGGACTCTTCGCGGGCGCGTTCTCGCGAGGTCTATCTTGTGGCGACAGGGTATAAGTTGTAG
- the tpiA gene encoding triose-phosphate isomerase has translation MALRRPMVAGNWKMNGSAGLAQELFKKFASKLQNDSAEVVLCPPSIYLESVRQLLEANKEALDGSLVRMGAQNLSQHDFGAYTGEVSGQMLKDAGCRYVIIGHSERRRMYGETSNIVAEKFAAAQKHGLTPILCVGESGPAREARRTFEVIAEELDVVIQKNGTMAFDNAIIAYEPLWAVGTGKSATPEQAQEVHAFIRKRLSEVSPFIGENIRILYGGSVTPSNAADLFAQPDVDGGLIGGASLNSTEFLSLCTIAMSA, from the coding sequence ATGGCACTCAGACGTCCTATGGTAGCTGGTAACTGGAAAATGAATGGCAGCGCGGGCTTAGCCCAAGAGCTTTTCAAAAAGTTTGCCTCGAAGCTCCAAAATGATTCAGCTGAAGTGGTTTTATGCCCGCCTTCTATCTATCTAGAAAGCGTTAGGCAACTGCTTGAAGCCAACAAAGAAGCCTTAGATGGCTCACTTGTTCGGATGGGCGCACAAAATCTAAGTCAACATGATTTTGGTGCTTATACAGGTGAAGTTTCAGGTCAGATGCTTAAAGATGCCGGTTGTCGCTATGTGATTATCGGGCATTCTGAACGTCGCCGTATGTACGGAGAGACGAGTAATATCGTAGCGGAGAAATTTGCCGCTGCACAAAAGCACGGTTTAACCCCGATTTTATGTGTGGGTGAGTCCGGTCCGGCGCGTGAAGCAAGACGTACCTTCGAGGTGATTGCTGAAGAGTTGGATGTAGTGATCCAAAAGAATGGCACTATGGCTTTTGATAACGCGATTATCGCCTATGAGCCACTTTGGGCCGTAGGAACAGGTAAAAGCGCGACACCAGAGCAGGCACAAGAAGTACATGCGTTTATTCGCAAGCGTCTCTCTGAAGTGTCTCCGTTTATCGGAGAAAATATCAGGATTCTCTACGGTGGTAGTGTAACGCCGAGTAATGCTGCAGATTTGTTTGCCCAACCTGATGTTGATGGTGGACTGATTGGCGGTGCCAGTTTAAACTCGACCGAGTTTTTAAGTCTGTGTACCATAGCGATGAGCGCATAA
- the yhbY gene encoding ribosome assembly RNA-binding protein YhbY: protein MNLTTKQKQHLKGLAHNLKPVVLLGANGLTEGVLAEIDSALAYHELIKVKVASADRELKNAIVDAIVRETQSAKVQLIGHNLVIYRQSPEMKIALPRAK, encoded by the coding sequence ATGAACTTAACAACCAAACAAAAACAGCATTTAAAAGGTCTGGCGCACAATTTAAAGCCAGTGGTGCTGCTTGGTGCCAATGGCCTGACTGAAGGTGTACTCGCTGAAATTGACAGCGCACTGGCGTACCATGAACTGATTAAAGTCAAAGTCGCCTCTGCTGATAGAGAATTAAAAAATGCCATCGTTGATGCCATTGTTCGTGAAACTCAATCTGCAAAAGTGCAACTTATTGGTCATAACCTAGTGATTTACCGCCAATCACCTGAAATGAAAATAGCGCTACCAAGAGCAAAGTAA
- the ftsH gene encoding ATP-dependent zinc metalloprotease FtsH, which produces MRSSNLSDMAKNLILWVVIAVVLMSVFQGYSPSSSSSQKMDYSTFLDNVRDGQVATVEVKSDQRTIEGAKRTGEKFTTIMPLYDQDLINDLDRKGITMKGQEAEESGFLTQIFISWFPMLLLIGVWIFFMRQMQGGGGKGAMSFGKSKAKLMSEDQIKTTFADVAGCDEAKEEVKELVDYLRDPTKFQKLGGRIPTGVLMVGPPGTGKTLLAKAIAGESKVPFFTISGSDFVEMFVGVGASRVRDMFEQAKKSAPCIIFIDEIDAVGRQRGAGLGGGHDEREQTLNQMLVEMDGFEGNEGIIVIAATNRPDVLDSALLRPGRFDRQVVVGLPDVRGREQILKVHMRKVPLSEDVKASVIARGTPGFSGADLANLVNEAALFAARGNRRVVGMEEFERAKDKIMMGAERRSMVMSEAEKEMTAYHEAGHAIVGCLVPEHDPVHKVTIIPRGRALGVTFFLPEADAISQSRRKLESQISVAYGGRLAEELIYGTEKVSTGASQDIKYATSIARNMVTQWGFSDKLGPLLYAEEEGEVFLGRSMGKAKAMSDETATLIDAEVKAFIDKNYGRAKQILVDNIDILHSMKDALMKYETIDSVQIDDLMNRREVRQPADWQADDNGSNDKGSGKGEPSYKADEAETPVADTDLNDADESPVK; this is translated from the coding sequence ATGAGGTCTAGTAATTTGAGTGATATGGCAAAAAATTTAATACTCTGGGTTGTCATCGCCGTTGTGTTGATGTCAGTGTTTCAGGGTTACTCCCCCTCTTCTTCGTCATCGCAGAAGATGGATTATTCGACTTTTCTCGACAATGTTCGTGATGGACAGGTCGCCACTGTCGAAGTTAAAAGCGACCAACGTACTATCGAAGGCGCTAAGCGTACGGGCGAAAAGTTCACTACGATCATGCCTCTGTATGACCAAGATTTAATTAACGATCTTGACCGTAAAGGCATCACAATGAAGGGCCAAGAGGCGGAAGAGTCAGGCTTCCTAACTCAGATCTTCATTTCATGGTTCCCAATGCTGCTCTTGATCGGGGTGTGGATTTTCTTTATGCGCCAGATGCAGGGCGGCGGTGGCAAAGGTGCTATGTCCTTTGGCAAGAGCAAAGCCAAGCTGATGAGTGAAGATCAAATTAAAACTACTTTTGCGGATGTTGCTGGCTGTGATGAAGCCAAGGAAGAAGTAAAAGAGTTGGTTGATTACCTACGCGACCCAACCAAATTCCAAAAACTCGGTGGCCGTATTCCTACGGGCGTACTGATGGTGGGGCCTCCTGGAACAGGTAAAACCTTACTGGCTAAGGCGATTGCCGGCGAATCTAAAGTGCCTTTCTTTACCATTTCGGGTTCAGATTTCGTTGAAATGTTCGTCGGTGTCGGTGCATCCCGTGTGCGCGACATGTTTGAACAGGCTAAAAAGTCTGCGCCTTGCATCATTTTTATCGACGAAATCGATGCAGTAGGTCGCCAACGCGGCGCGGGTTTAGGTGGTGGTCATGATGAGCGTGAGCAAACCCTTAACCAAATGCTGGTTGAGATGGATGGCTTCGAAGGTAACGAAGGGATTATCGTGATTGCAGCGACTAACCGTCCAGACGTACTTGACTCTGCCTTGCTTCGTCCAGGTCGTTTTGACCGTCAAGTGGTTGTTGGCCTCCCAGATGTTCGCGGCCGTGAGCAAATTCTGAAAGTACATATGCGTAAAGTGCCGCTTTCTGAAGATGTTAAAGCAAGTGTGATCGCCCGTGGTACACCTGGTTTCTCTGGTGCTGACTTAGCAAACCTAGTTAACGAAGCTGCACTCTTTGCTGCGCGCGGTAACCGCCGTGTAGTGGGTATGGAAGAGTTTGAACGTGCCAAAGATAAAATCATGATGGGTGCTGAGCGCCGCTCTATGGTGATGTCTGAAGCAGAAAAAGAAATGACCGCGTACCATGAAGCCGGCCATGCGATTGTGGGCTGTTTAGTGCCCGAGCATGACCCTGTTCATAAGGTCACTATTATTCCTCGCGGCCGAGCGCTCGGTGTGACGTTTTTCTTGCCTGAGGCAGATGCAATAAGCCAAAGCCGCCGTAAGTTAGAAAGCCAAATCTCGGTTGCCTATGGTGGTCGTTTAGCAGAAGAACTGATTTATGGCACTGAAAAAGTGTCAACCGGTGCTTCGCAAGACATTAAGTATGCTACGTCGATTGCCCGTAACATGGTGACCCAGTGGGGCTTCTCCGACAAACTCGGCCCATTACTCTATGCAGAGGAAGAAGGTGAAGTGTTCTTAGGTCGTAGCATGGGCAAAGCCAAGGCGATGTCCGATGAAACTGCGACGCTGATCGATGCTGAAGTTAAGGCCTTTATTGACAAGAACTACGGCCGTGCGAAGCAAATATTGGTGGATAACATCGATATTTTACATTCGATGAAAGATGCCCTGATGAAGTATGAAACCATTGATTCAGTACAGATTGATGATTTGATGAATCGTCGTGAAGTACGTCAGCCAGCCGATTGGCAGGCCGATGACAATGGTTCAAACGACAAAGGTAGCGGCAAGGGTGAACCAAGCTATAAGGCTGATGAAGCGGAAACTCCCGTTGCAGATACAGACCTTAACGATGCCGATGAATCACCGGTGAAGTAA
- the nusA gene encoding transcription termination factor NusA, with product MNKEILLVAEAVSNEKAVPREKIFEALETALATATKKKYEGDIDVRVCIDRKTGAYDTFRRWMVIDDKGVALENPFREITLEAARFEDPEIQPGDYIEDQIESVVFDRITTQTAKQVIVQKVREAERAQVVEQFQDKEGELITGVVKKATRESVVVDLGNNADGVLFREDLISRESFRPGDRVRALLYSVRPEARGAQLFLTRTKPDMLIELFRVEVPEIADELIEVMGAARDPGARAKIAVKSNDRRIDPIGACVGMRGARVQAVSNELGGERVDIVLWDENPAQFVINAMAPADVASIIVDEDNHSMDIAVEAESLAQAIGRNGQNVRLATQLTGWELNVMTVEDMNKKHQAESAKVKELFIQALDVDEDFAQVLADEGFTSLEEVAYVPVSELLAIDGFDEDIVEALRERAKAAISTRALASEEALDGVEPSEELLALEGVERHLAYVLASKGIVTLEDLAEQGIDDLIEIEELTEEKAGALIMAARNICWFGEEA from the coding sequence ATGAATAAAGAGATTCTGCTAGTCGCTGAAGCGGTTTCAAATGAAAAAGCCGTTCCACGCGAGAAAATTTTTGAAGCGCTAGAGACTGCTCTGGCTACTGCAACCAAGAAAAAATACGAAGGCGATATCGACGTTCGTGTATGCATCGACCGTAAAACCGGTGCCTACGACACTTTCCGTCGTTGGATGGTTATCGATGATAAGGGCGTAGCCTTAGAAAACCCATTCCGCGAAATTACGCTGGAAGCGGCTCGTTTTGAAGACCCAGAAATTCAACCTGGTGATTATATTGAAGACCAGATCGAATCTGTGGTATTTGACCGTATTACCACGCAAACCGCTAAGCAAGTGATCGTACAAAAAGTACGTGAAGCCGAGCGTGCGCAGGTGGTTGAACAGTTCCAAGATAAAGAAGGCGAGCTGATCACCGGGGTGGTGAAAAAAGCGACCCGCGAAAGTGTGGTGGTTGACTTAGGTAACAACGCTGACGGCGTATTATTCCGTGAAGACTTAATTTCACGCGAATCTTTCCGTCCTGGTGACCGCGTGCGTGCATTACTGTACTCAGTTCGTCCCGAAGCCCGCGGCGCACAGTTATTCTTAACTCGTACCAAGCCAGACATGCTGATTGAGCTGTTCCGTGTCGAAGTACCTGAAATTGCCGATGAGCTGATTGAAGTAATGGGCGCTGCCCGTGATCCTGGTGCTCGCGCTAAGATCGCGGTTAAGTCAAATGACCGTCGTATCGATCCAATCGGTGCGTGCGTTGGTATGCGTGGCGCGCGTGTTCAGGCGGTGTCGAATGAATTAGGCGGTGAGCGCGTCGATATCGTGTTATGGGATGAAAACCCTGCACAATTTGTTATCAATGCTATGGCGCCAGCGGATGTGGCTTCTATCATCGTTGATGAAGACAACCACTCTATGGATATCGCGGTTGAGGCCGAAAGCCTGGCACAAGCGATTGGCCGTAACGGTCAAAACGTCCGTTTAGCGACTCAACTGACGGGTTGGGAGCTGAACGTGATGACAGTGGAAGACATGAATAAGAAACACCAAGCCGAAAGCGCGAAGGTGAAAGAACTGTTCATTCAAGCACTAGATGTAGATGAAGATTTTGCTCAAGTACTGGCTGACGAAGGTTTCACTTCATTAGAAGAAGTTGCCTATGTGCCTGTATCTGAATTATTAGCAATTGATGGTTTCGATGAAGATATCGTCGAAGCATTACGTGAGCGTGCTAAGGCTGCGATCTCGACTCGAGCTCTCGCATCCGAAGAAGCACTTGATGGTGTGGAGCCAAGTGAAGAGTTGTTAGCACTTGAAGGTGTTGAAAGACACTTAGCCTATGTTTTAGCTAGCAAAGGTATTGTGACTCTTGAAGACTTGGCTGAACAAGGCATTGATGATTTGATCGAAATTGAAGAATTGACAGAAGAAAAAGCAGGTGCGCTTATCATGGCTGCCCGCAACATCTGTTGGTTTGGCGAAGAAGCATAA
- the greA gene encoding transcription elongation factor GreA, with the protein MTKVPMTVVGAEQLRKELDVLKFERRPKITEAIASARELGDLKENAEYHAAREEQGLCEARIRDIEGKLSNAQIIDVTKMVNNGRIIFGTTVTILNLDTDAEVTYRIVGDDEANIKENLISVNSPIARGLVGKNEGDEVSIATPGGLTDYEIVSVQYI; encoded by the coding sequence ATGACTAAAGTTCCTATGACCGTTGTCGGTGCAGAGCAGCTGCGTAAAGAATTAGATGTATTAAAGTTTGAACGTCGCCCTAAGATCACTGAAGCGATTGCCTCAGCAAGAGAATTAGGTGACCTTAAAGAAAACGCAGAGTACCACGCAGCCCGCGAAGAACAAGGTCTGTGTGAAGCGCGTATTCGCGATATTGAAGGCAAGCTGTCTAATGCCCAAATCATCGACGTGACCAAAATGGTTAATAATGGTCGTATTATCTTCGGCACGACCGTTACCATCTTAAACCTCGATACCGATGCTGAAGTGACCTACCGTATCGTGGGCGACGATGAAGCCAACATCAAAGAAAACTTGATTTCGGTTAATTCGCCTATCGCCCGTGGTTTAGTGGGTAAAAACGAAGGCGACGAAGTGTCTATCGCAACCCCAGGCGGTCTGACTGACTATGAGATTGTGTCGGTACAATATATTTAA
- the rimP gene encoding ribosome maturation factor RimP has protein sequence MATLESRLAEMLKVPVEALGFQLWGIEYVQAGKHSILRVFIDGENGINIEDCASVSRQVSAVLDVEDPISTEYTLEVSSPGVDRPLFTAEQYGAYVGEDVKVQLTMPVAGTRNLKGAIMQVDGQMLTLNVNGKELVVALDNIRKGNIIAKF, from the coding sequence TTGGCAACTTTAGAATCCAGACTGGCAGAAATGCTCAAGGTACCAGTGGAAGCGTTAGGCTTTCAGTTATGGGGCATTGAATATGTGCAAGCGGGAAAGCATTCAATCCTGCGCGTGTTCATCGATGGCGAAAATGGTATCAACATTGAAGATTGTGCCAGTGTGAGCCGTCAAGTCAGTGCTGTTCTTGACGTTGAAGACCCTATTTCTACCGAATATACCCTAGAGGTTTCTTCACCTGGCGTAGATAGACCATTATTTACTGCTGAACAGTACGGTGCTTACGTGGGTGAAGATGTAAAAGTGCAATTAACGATGCCCGTTGCTGGTACTCGTAATTTAAAAGGCGCCATTATGCAGGTTGACGGGCAAATGCTCACGTTAAATGTGAATGGTAAAGAGCTAGTTGTCGCCTTGGATAATATCCGTAAAGGCAACATCATCGCTAAGTTTTGA
- the folP gene encoding dihydropteroate synthase: protein MFELVAGTKRLSLASPVVMGILNVTPDSFSDGGQFSSFELACKHADEMVLQGAKIIDIGGESTRPGAADVALEEELARVIPLVRYVAQYHDVWISVDTSKPEVMRQAIDAGAHLINDVRALMEPGALEVAASLNVPVCLMHMQGQPRSMQSAPEYQDVVSDVSGFLKGRVQACLEAGIKRENLLIDPGFGFGKTLEHNYELLAKLEAFHSFELPILIGLSRKSMIGNLLERPTTERLAGSLAGALIAAQKGSHIIRVHDVAETIDILKVLEAVQANNK, encoded by the coding sequence GTGTTCGAATTAGTTGCAGGTACTAAGCGATTGTCCCTTGCTTCGCCCGTTGTGATGGGGATTCTTAATGTGACCCCAGATTCTTTTTCCGATGGCGGCCAATTTTCCTCCTTCGAATTAGCCTGCAAGCATGCCGATGAAATGGTGTTGCAGGGGGCAAAGATTATCGATATTGGCGGTGAGTCAACCCGCCCTGGCGCAGCGGATGTTGCGCTTGAAGAAGAATTAGCAAGGGTTATTCCGCTGGTGCGTTATGTGGCGCAGTATCATGATGTATGGATCTCTGTTGATACCAGTAAGCCCGAAGTCATGCGCCAAGCTATTGATGCTGGCGCGCATCTGATTAATGATGTTCGCGCGCTGATGGAGCCTGGCGCACTTGAGGTCGCTGCAAGTTTGAATGTACCTGTCTGTTTAATGCATATGCAGGGGCAACCTCGCAGTATGCAGAGCGCACCTGAATATCAAGATGTGGTATCGGATGTCTCGGGGTTCTTGAAAGGACGAGTTCAGGCTTGTCTCGAGGCTGGAATTAAACGTGAAAATTTGTTGATTGATCCTGGCTTTGGCTTTGGTAAAACCTTGGAACACAATTATGAACTACTGGCAAAGCTAGAAGCGTTCCATTCTTTTGAGCTACCTATATTGATTGGTTTGTCCCGTAAGAGCATGATCGGTAATCTGCTCGAGCGCCCCACCACAGAAAGGCTTGCAGGTAGTCTCGCGGGCGCTTTGATTGCAGCGCAAAAGGGCTCGCACATTATTCGAGTTCATGATGTTGCAGAAACGATTGATATTCTTAAAGTATTAGAAGCGGTGCAGGCCAACAACAAGTAA
- the glmM gene encoding phosphoglucosamine mutase, which produces MTERKFFGTDGIRGKVGAGQMTPELALKLGWAAGRVLSRSGTKKVIIGKDTRISGYMFESALEAGLSAAGLNVMLMGPMPTPAVAYLTRTFRAEAGIVISASHNPYYDNGIKFFSTDGSKLDDNLELEIEAELEKPLECVESHLMGKVSRIEDARGRYIEYCKGNFPADQTLTGLKIVVDCAHGATYHIAPAVFRELGAEVISIGDKPNGVNINDKVGATSMGKICETVLAEGADLGIALDGDGDRIMMVNSKGEVVDGDQILYILACDAKARGVLRGGVVGTLMSNLGLDLALQSLDIPFARSKVGDRYVMEMLKELDWRIGGENSGHVLNLDHGTTGDGIVAGILVLAAMRRQNATLEQLTAPMEMLPQVLVNVRFEGNHNPLSSEKVKAAQAQVESQLGVRGRVLLRKSGTEPLIRVMVEGDEHATVLAHANFIADAVKSAS; this is translated from the coding sequence ATGACAGAACGTAAATTTTTTGGAACAGATGGTATTCGTGGCAAAGTGGGTGCAGGTCAAATGACGCCGGAGCTGGCTTTGAAGTTAGGTTGGGCGGCAGGACGAGTATTGTCGCGTAGTGGCACAAAAAAAGTCATTATCGGCAAAGACACCCGAATTTCAGGTTACATGTTTGAGTCGGCTCTAGAAGCGGGTCTTTCAGCAGCAGGGTTAAATGTGATGCTTATGGGGCCAATGCCCACTCCGGCGGTCGCTTATCTGACCCGCACTTTCCGTGCCGAGGCGGGAATTGTGATCAGTGCTTCCCATAATCCTTATTACGATAATGGTATTAAGTTTTTCTCTACCGATGGCAGTAAGTTAGACGATAACCTAGAGCTTGAAATTGAAGCTGAATTGGAAAAGCCTCTCGAGTGTGTCGAATCCCATTTAATGGGAAAGGTGTCTCGCATTGAAGATGCCCGCGGACGTTACATTGAATATTGCAAAGGTAATTTTCCAGCCGATCAAACCCTGACAGGTTTAAAAATTGTGGTGGACTGTGCCCATGGCGCGACCTACCACATCGCCCCTGCTGTTTTTCGTGAGTTAGGCGCCGAGGTTATCAGCATTGGTGACAAACCAAATGGTGTGAACATCAATGACAAAGTTGGCGCGACGTCGATGGGCAAAATTTGCGAAACCGTGTTAGCCGAAGGTGCTGATCTGGGGATTGCCTTAGACGGTGACGGTGACCGTATTATGATGGTTAACAGTAAAGGTGAAGTTGTCGATGGCGATCAAATTCTTTATATCCTAGCCTGTGATGCCAAAGCGCGCGGCGTATTGCGTGGCGGTGTGGTGGGTACCTTAATGTCGAACCTTGGCTTAGATTTAGCGTTGCAATCATTGGATATTCCGTTTGCTCGCTCTAAGGTCGGTGACCGCTATGTGATGGAAATGCTAAAGGAGCTAGATTGGCGTATTGGGGGCGAAAACTCTGGCCACGTGCTTAATCTCGATCATGGCACAACCGGTGACGGAATTGTGGCGGGTATTCTCGTGCTTGCTGCAATGCGTCGTCAGAATGCAACCTTAGAGCAACTCACCGCACCGATGGAAATGTTGCCTCAGGTATTGGTTAACGTTCGCTTCGAAGGTAACCACAATCCCTTAAGCTCAGAGAAAGTCAAAGCGGCACAGGCACAGGTTGAATCCCAATTAGGTGTTCGCGGACGAGTACTTTTACGTAAGTCGGGTACTGAACCACTAATCCGCGTGATGGTTGAAGGGGATGAGCATGCTACTGTGTTAGCACATGCTAATTTCATTGCCGATGCGGTAAAATCAGCAAGTTAA
- the secG gene encoding preprotein translocase subunit SecG: MYEVLVVVYLLVALGLIGLILIQQGKGADMGASFGAGASGTLFGSRGSGNFLTRTTAILAIAFFTLSLLIGNLSANHAKNEDAWKNLGSDEQVTQPVDQATEKSETKIPD; this comes from the coding sequence ATGTATGAAGTTTTAGTAGTTGTTTACTTGTTGGTTGCATTAGGTTTAATTGGCCTGATCCTAATCCAGCAAGGTAAAGGAGCTGACATGGGTGCCTCGTTTGGCGCTGGTGCGTCAGGTACCTTATTCGGTTCTCGCGGTTCAGGCAATTTCCTGACACGCACTACGGCGATTCTTGCCATTGCGTTTTTCACGTTAAGTTTGCTGATCGGCAACTTAAGTGCAAACCACGCAAAAAATGAAGATGCATGGAAAAATTTAGGTTCTGATGAACAGGTAACTCAGCCAGTTGATCAAGCAACCGAAAAGTCAGAAACCAAAATTCCTGACTAG